One genomic window of Silurus meridionalis isolate SWU-2019-XX chromosome 22, ASM1480568v1, whole genome shotgun sequence includes the following:
- the hey1 gene encoding hairy/enhancer-of-split related with YRPW motif protein 1, whose protein sequence is MKRNHDFSSSDSELDENIEVEKESADENLGMSPPLESVSPSTTQVQARKRRRGIIEKRRRDRINNSLSELRRLVPSAFEKQGSAKLEKAEILQMTVDHLKMLHAAGGKGYFDAHALAMDYRGLGFRECLAETARYLSIIEGLDNTDPLRIRLVSHLTNYATQREAHTGLGHLAWGSAFSSPHMAHHLLLPQHQQGASLSRNPSSPASSSSSSPSSSPSAPSSESHGCSRLSVKAISEAGHSRPLRVPPATGAIPPGLTPASASKISPPLLTSLSSISAFPFPLSAFPLLSPSTLGHTPSSSLGKPYRPWNMEIGAF, encoded by the exons ATGAAGAGAAATCACGACTTCAGCTCCTCTGACAGCGAATTAGATGAAAATATTGAAGTGGAGAAGGAGAGCGCTGATGAAAACCT GGGTATGAGTCCTCCACTCGAATCGGTTTCTCCTTCCACTACTCAAGTACAAGCAAGAAAACGTCGCCGAGGG ATCATTGAAAAGAGGCGCAGAGACCGCATTAATAACAGCCTGTCCGAACTGCGCCGCCTTGTTCCCAGTGCTTTTGAGAAACAG GGCTCAGCTAAACTGGAGAAAGCCGAGATCTTGCAGATGACTGTGGATCATTTGAAGATGCTTCATGCAGCTGGAGGCAAAG GTTACTTTGACGCCCATGCTTTGGCGATGGATTACCGTGGCTTGGGTTTCCGCGAGTGTCTGGCGGAGACAGCCCGATACCTGAGCATCATCGAGGGTCTGGACAACACTGACCCACTCCGCATCCGCTTGGTGTCCCACTTGACCAACTACGCCACTCAGAGAGAGGCTCACACAGGTCTCGGGCATTTAGCCTGGGGCTCGGCGTTCAGCAGCCCTCACATGGCACATCACCTCCTCTTACCACAGCATCAACAAGGGGCATCGTTATCACGCAACCCCAGCAGTCCTGCGTCCTCATCCTCATCGTCGCCCTCCTCCTCACCATCAGCGCCCTCCTCAGAATCCCATGGCTGCAGCAGGCTTTCTGTCAAGGCGATCAGCGAGGCAGGACATAGCAGACCGCTCAGGGTACCCCCTGCAACCGGCGCCATTCCCCCAGGGCTCACGCCAGCTTCCGCATCTAAGATTTCTCCCCCACTTCTTACATCACTGTCCAGTATCTCGGCTTTTCCCTTTCCACTAAGCGCTTTTCCCCTGCTCTCACCCAGCACACTGGGTCACACCCCATCCAGTAGCCTGGGGAAGCCCTATCGCCCATGGAACATGGAGATCGGTGCTTTCTGA